The following is a genomic window from Mycolicibacterium sp. TY81.
GGACGCCCAGGCTGCAGCAGCACGTCGAGAACCGCTCCCGGCGGCTCCGCGCCGAACTGCGCGAGACGGTGCTGACGGCGCCGGACGTCGACGTCGCGGACATGTTCGACAACGTCTACGCCGACATCACACCCGAGCTGGCCCGGCAGCGTGACGCGTTGCTGGCCGAATTGGATTGGGAGGGTTGACATGACGCAGCTCATCGAGCGGCCGCCGTGGTCCGGCGACGCGGAGCCCGACGAGCCGGGACGGCCGGCGGGGGAAATTGCCACGGTCACCACAGTGTCGATGGTGCAGGCCATCAACCGCGCGCTCCGTGACGCGATGGCGGCCGACGACCGGGTGCTGGTGTTCGGTGAGGACGTCGCGCAGCTGGGCGGGGTCTTCCGCGTCACCGACGGCCTGCACGAAACCTTCGGGGAAACAAGGTGTTTCGATACACCGCTGGCGGAGTCGGCCATCGTCGGCATCGCGATCGGCATGGCGATCCGGGGCATGGTGCCGGTACCCGAGATTCAGTTCGACGGATTCGCGGCGCCGGCGTTCGACCAGATCGTCAGCCACCTCGCGAAGTACCGGATGCGTACCCATGGCGATGTCGACATGCCGGTGACCATCCGCATCCCGTCGTTCGGCGGTATCGGTGCGGTGGAACATCATTCGGAGTCGACCGAGTCGTACTGGCTGCACACCGCCGGGCTGAAGGTCGTCATCCCCTCGACGCCGTCGGACGCGTATTGGCTGCTGCGCGAGGCCATCTCGTCCCGTGACCCGGTGATCTTCCTCGAGCCCAAACGCCGGTACTGGACCAAGGGCGAGCTGGACACCAGTGTCCCCGCGTTGCCGATCGGGCGGGCCGCGGTGCGGCGCACCGGGCGCGACGTCACCGTCATCACGTACGGCTCGCTGGTCGACACCGCATTGGCCGCAGCGGATCTCGCGGACGGCCACGATCTGGAGGTCATCGACCTGCGGTCACTGAATCCGCTCGACTTCGACACCGTCGCGGCATCGATCCGCAAGACCGGACGCGCGGTGATCATGCACGAGGGACCGCGCACCCTCGGGTTCGGCGCCGAACTGGCCGCCCGGATCTCCGAAGAACTCTTCTATGACCTGGAGGCACCCGTGTTGCGCGCCACCGGCTTTGACACGCCCTATCCGCCCGCCCGGCTGGAGAAACTCTGGCTGCCCGGTGTCGACCGCCTGCTGGACTGCGTGCACAAGGCGATGAGCCAGCCATGACCGCGACACACGACTTCCTGGTCCCCGACCTGGGTGAGGGATTGGAAGACGCCACCATCACGTCGTGGGCCGTGGCGGTGGGAGACACCGTCGAACTCAATCAGGTGTTGTGCACCGTCGAGACCAACAAGGCGGCCGTGGAGATCCCCAGCCCGTACGCCGGCGTGGTGACCGAACTCGGCGGGGCCGAAGGGCAGACGCTCGCGGTGGGCGCCGTGCTGGTCCGCATCGCCACCGACGCGCCGGCGGCCGCAGAGCCCGCCGAGCCGAAAGCCGATGAGCCGAAAGTCGAAGCGCCGAAGGCCGAGGAGCCGAAAGCCACTTCGCCACAACGCAAACCCGTGCTCGTGGGCTACGGCGCGGACGCCGATCTCGATACCACCCGCCGCCGGCCCCGGGCCAAGCCGCGGGTGCGCAAGCTGGCGGCCGACCTGAACGTCGACCTGACCGGGGTGGCGCCGTCGGGCCCGAACGGCATCGTCACGCGCCAGGACGTGCTGGCCTCGGCGCACCAGACCGGCGACACCGGCTTCGTTCCGGTCAGTGGTGTGCAGGCCGAGATGGCGCGTCGGATGTCGGTGTCACGCAAGGAGATACCGGACGCGCACGCGTCGGTTCAGGTCGACTGCACCGAGTTGCTGCGGGTTCGCGACACCCTGGCCGGTGCCGATGCCACCGTCACACCGTTCGTGCTGACGCTGCGGCTGCTGACCATCGCGCTGCGGCACCACCGCGAGTTCAACGCCACCTGGGTGCCGGCCGAACACGGCGCGAGCGTGCACCTTCACGAGTCGGTGCACCTCGGCATCGGTGTCGCGACATCGCGTGGGCTGCTGGTGCCGGTGGTCCGGGACGCCGAGCGACTCTCCACCCGCGACCTGGCCTGGGCGGTGGACGGACTGATCCGTTCCGCTCGCGACGGCACGCTGAAACCCGTTGAACTGCATGGCTCGACGTTCACCGTGTCGAACTTCGGCGCGCTGGGTCTGGACGAAGGCGTCCCCGTCATCAACTATCCGGAGGCGGCGATCCTCGGCATGGGGACACTCAAACCCCGGGCCGTCGTGCGCGACGGCGAGGTGGTGGCGCGACCGACCATGACACTCACGTGCGCCTTCGACCATCGGATCGCCGACGGCGCCGGGGCGGCCGCCTTCCTCGGCGAATTGCGGGCGCTCATCGAGGCGCCCGAACTCGCGCTCCTCGACGCCTAGAGCTGATCAGCGCTGCTTGGCGGCAGCCAGGCGGGCGGCGAATTCCGGTGACTCGATCGACGCTGCCTGCGGGACGATCTCGATGTCGACCGCCTTCGCGTGCTGCTCGTGGTCCAGGACGCCGGGATGGTCCGTCGCGCGCATCGAGGCCTTGGTCGCCAGCACGACCTCGCGCGGCGCCGCGGCCGGACCGGCGGCCAACGCCAACGCCGCGGCGACGGGATCGTCGGCGACCTCGAGCGCCAGGCCGTGCCGCAAGGCGGCGTCGGCGTCGAACTTCATGCCGAACAACAGCGCCGCCCGCGCCGCCTGCGGACCGATGGCCCGCTGCAGCATCCAGGTCGCGCCGCCGCCCGGGTGAATCCCGAGCTTCTGGAACCGTGGGTCGAAGACCGCCCCGGGCCCGGCGATCCGGACATCGGCGGCGAGCGCGAGGTTGAGCCCGGCACCGACGGCCGGGCCGTTCACCGCGGCGATGGTCGGCAGCGTGCAGTCGGCCACCGCGAGGAAGCCGTCGTAGATGACCCGCAGGCCGTTGACCGTCGCGGCGCCGAGCGCGGTCAGGTCGGCGCCGGCGCAGAACGCCTTCCCGGCGCCGGTCACGACCACGGCGTGCACGCCATGGTCGGCCTCAGCGGCGTTGATCGCGGCCCGCAGGCCGGCGGACATCTCCGCGGTCACCGCATTGCGGCGGTCGGGATCGTTGACCGTGATGAGCGCGACGCGGTCGATGACCTGCGTCAGTACGAGATCGGACACCGCCTCAGCCTATGGCTTGTGTTTCGACTCACGTGAGTCAAAACCTTTACCCGCGGCTGTATCTGCGAAACAACTGTGTGATTCCTTTGGCTGTGCATGTTGAGAGGCGTTCGGAGTTCATGTTGAAGCGTTTTGCTGTGGTTGCTGCTGTGGGCATGGTGCTCCCGTTCGGGGCAGCGACCGCTGCGTACGCCGACCCCGCGCCCGTCGGTGACGAGGGCCCGCCGCCGGACACCGGTGTGGTGGCGTCGGAAGAACCGGCGACGGTCACGACGCCCGACGGCTGGGTGCTCACCGTCGTGGCCAAGAACGAGACCGAACTGCCCGTCGCACCGCTCACCACCGCGGTCAGCTCGCGTGAATACCTGGTGGGCGGCACGTTCACCGGGACCGTGACCGGCAAGGGCAAGACCACCCTCAACGGCGGCACGCTGGAGGCCGGCTACCAGATCGGCTGCGGTATCGAGCTGGGCCAGGTGCGTCTGGTCGGGTCGATCGGTATCGCCACCTCCGGGTCGACGCTGGCCGGCCTGCTGCCCACCGGCGTGAGCGTCCCGATGTCGGGCACCGTGGAGATCCACCCGAAGCCGGGCACGGTGACCCAGGTGCCGGTCGACAAGAAGTCCTTCAAGTCGGCGCCGGTGCGCATCACGCTCAAGGACACCCACGTCAAGGTCGACGGTTGCGTCGGTCAGTCGTTCCTGCGGTCGTACGCGGTGCTGACCAGCTCCACCTCGGACACGGACGACATCGTCGCCTACTACGGCGTCACGAAGTCCGTCTGACCCGAGCCGCACGCCGTTCCGGCGCGCAGAGCACCCCCGACCGGGCACAATGCCCGGGTCCGTAGAAGGGGGAGCATGAGCGACGACGCCGAATCGCCGGCCATGCGGCAGCGCGTCGAAGACCGCTACCGGCAGCTGGCCGAGCTGCGTCAGCTGCGGCCCATCGTCGCCGTCGTGAACCGCTTCACCGAGATCGACGGCGGCACGCTGGGCACCGTGGTGTCGGTGCAGCTGTTCACCACGGTCATCCCGCTGGCGATCATCGGCTTCAGCTATCTCACCGGGTTCGCCGACAGCGCCAGCCCCGGCGTCGTGGTGAGTCGGCAGCTCGGTCTGGCGTCGCCGCTGACCGACCATGTCCGCGCCGCCTTCGGCCGCGCGTCGGGTCTGCGGTCCAACTGGACGTTCTTCGGTGTCGCGAGCTTCCTGGTGTGGGGCATCCCGATGTCGATGACCATTGCCGGCATCTTTGCCAAGGCCTGGCGCCGCGAACCGTTCGGCTGGGGCGGCAAGCTGTGGCGCGGCGTGACGTGGTTCGTCCTGTATCTGACGATGATCGGGGTCCGGGAGCGGATCGCGTTCGGTGCCGAGCACCACGGGTGGAGTCAGATTCTGCTCTTCGCGGTGTCGCTGATCCCGGTCTGGATCTTCTGGACGATCACGCCGGCGCTCCTGGTGCGCGATGGCGGCCGCGCCTGGCGTGCGCTGCTGCTCGCGGGCTTGGCGGGCGTCGTCATCGAGGGCACCATCCTCCCGCTGGCCGCCCGGATGATCTTCCCGCCGCTGCTGCGCGGGTGGGACGACTTCGGACCGATCGGTGTGGCGATGGCGCTGCTCACGTGGTGCGGCATCAGCGGCGCCGGCTGGGTCGTCACGGCGTGCGTCGGCGCGGTGCTGTGGGAGCGGACGGCGCCGTCGCGCACGGTCATCGAGGCCGAGACGGATGAGCGCCCCTGTCGGACTTCGGTTGATGGGTGACGGATCTGTTTCGGTTGATCCTTGACACTCGTGTTGGTGGTCAGGCCTGTTCGCGGGTGCGGCAGGCCTTCTTGTTTCGTACCGCCCCGGTGCTGTTGCGGGCTGCGGTTTTGACCAATTGCTCACCGACCCAGAACCTCAGCAGGTCCCCGTCGACATGAACGTCGCAGCGTTGCCCGGCCCAGTGCCTGCCGATACTGACCTGCTGCCACGACACGCACACCACCCCGTTGGTGGTGACCCGCCGCGAGACCCAATCTGAGCCCTGGCGCTGGTGCTCGCGCGCAGCCGTGGAGTTCGAGGGCGCCGCCGCCGGCGCTGATGCGGTGAACCGCTGAGCTGGGTGTCCATCTTCAGGGACTGGTGCGGCCGGGCGGTGTTGTACTCGATCACCCACTCATCGAGCGCCTGCTGCGCCGCCTTCAAATTGGGGAAAGGTGCTGCGGTAGAAAGGAATTCCGCGCGCAGACTCCGGTGAAACCGCTCGATCTTGCCTGTAGTGGTCGGCGAGCGCGGCTGGGTCAACAAGTGCTCGATGCCGTGCTCGCGGCAGATCGCATCAAAGAGCACCTCCACCGGTGGATGGTTGAACCGGCCGGTGAACACCTTGCCGTTGTCGGTCAGGATCTGTTCTGGTGAGCCGTAGGTCGCCAACGCACCGCGCAGTCCATCGCACACCGCGCGGGTGCGCTCGCGAGTCATCAGCCGGGCGCACACGCACATCCGGGAGTGGTCGTCGATCCCGGTCAAGGCCTTGGCGCTGGTCCCGTCGGCCAGCGGGAACCCACCGACGACATCCATCTGCCACAACTCCATCGGCGCGCCCCGCTCCCAGCGTTTCCACTTGCGGGCCCGCCGGTCGCGCAACCGCGGATCGATCAACCCCGACCGCACCAACGCCCGGTACACCGCCGACTCCGAGGGCACCGGTGACACCTTGCGTTTGGTCAGCTCGAACACCAACCGCCGCGGCCCCCAATACGGACGTGAGCGCCGCAACTCCAGCACCGCCGCTTCAACCTCGGCTGACATCTGATGCGGACACGACACCGGCCGATGCGACCGATCAACCAACCCGTCCAAACCCTCGGCCTCATACCGGGCCAACCAGGCATGCACCGTCTGACGCGACACCCCCGCCTTCTCGGCCGCCTGCGTCACCGACAACCCATCACTGATCACTGCCAGCACCGTCTGATACCGCTGCTCAGCCACGCTCAACTCCCTCATTCAGGGAGTGTCAAGGATCAACCGAAGCAGGAGTAAAGCATCAGCCGAAACACTGTCAGGCATCACCCGACAGAGAAATGTCAGCCATCAACCGACGTAATACAACGGATGAGCGCCCCCGACAGGACTCGAACCTGCAACCTACGGAGTAGAAATCCGCTGCGCTATCCATTGCGCCACGGGGGCACGTAAACGATACGCAACCGCGCAGATGTGAAGGCAACGCACTCGCCATAGCCCGATGACGCCGCTGCACAGTGGCCATGGCAACAGCCGTATTGCCCGCGCTGTGTCCGGCGGCGGACTAGCGTTAGGGTCCAGCGCTGGGCAACGACGGAGGAGAGCGACAGCCATGAGCGACGTG
Proteins encoded in this region:
- a CDS encoding MspA family porin, which encodes MLKRFAVVAAVGMVLPFGAATAAYADPAPVGDEGPPPDTGVVASEEPATVTTPDGWVLTVVAKNETELPVAPLTTAVSSREYLVGGTFTGTVTGKGKTTLNGGTLEAGYQIGCGIELGQVRLVGSIGIATSGSTLAGLLPTGVSVPMSGTVEIHPKPGTVTQVPVDKKSFKSAPVRITLKDTHVKVDGCVGQSFLRSYAVLTSSTSDTDDIVAYYGVTKSV
- a CDS encoding enoyl-CoA hydratase; this translates as MSDLVLTQVIDRVALITVNDPDRRNAVTAEMSAGLRAAINAAEADHGVHAVVVTGAGKAFCAGADLTALGAATVNGLRVIYDGFLAVADCTLPTIAAVNGPAVGAGLNLALAADVRIAGPGAVFDPRFQKLGIHPGGGATWMLQRAIGPQAARAALLFGMKFDADAALRHGLALEVADDPVAAALALAAGPAAAPREVVLATKASMRATDHPGVLDHEQHAKAVDIEIVPQAASIESPEFAARLAAAKQR
- a CDS encoding dihydrolipoamide acetyltransferase family protein, producing MTATHDFLVPDLGEGLEDATITSWAVAVGDTVELNQVLCTVETNKAAVEIPSPYAGVVTELGGAEGQTLAVGAVLVRIATDAPAAAEPAEPKADEPKVEAPKAEEPKATSPQRKPVLVGYGADADLDTTRRRPRAKPRVRKLAADLNVDLTGVAPSGPNGIVTRQDVLASAHQTGDTGFVPVSGVQAEMARRMSVSRKEIPDAHASVQVDCTELLRVRDTLAGADATVTPFVLTLRLLTIALRHHREFNATWVPAEHGASVHLHESVHLGIGVATSRGLLVPVVRDAERLSTRDLAWAVDGLIRSARDGTLKPVELHGSTFTVSNFGALGLDEGVPVINYPEAAILGMGTLKPRAVVRDGEVVARPTMTLTCAFDHRIADGAGAAAFLGELRALIEAPELALLDA
- a CDS encoding alpha-ketoacid dehydrogenase subunit beta — encoded protein: MTQLIERPPWSGDAEPDEPGRPAGEIATVTTVSMVQAINRALRDAMAADDRVLVFGEDVAQLGGVFRVTDGLHETFGETRCFDTPLAESAIVGIAIGMAIRGMVPVPEIQFDGFAAPAFDQIVSHLAKYRMRTHGDVDMPVTIRIPSFGGIGAVEHHSESTESYWLHTAGLKVVIPSTPSDAYWLLREAISSRDPVIFLEPKRRYWTKGELDTSVPALPIGRAAVRRTGRDVTVITYGSLVDTALAAADLADGHDLEVIDLRSLNPLDFDTVAASIRKTGRAVIMHEGPRTLGFGAELAARISEELFYDLEAPVLRATGFDTPYPPARLEKLWLPGVDRLLDCVHKAMSQP